GCGCGCGAAGAACGGCCTAACGGCGCAGAATCTCGTCCATTTCGCCGCCCGCCGCGCTGCGGGGCGGGCACGTCATGAGCGTACGTGTTCGGCCATCGGCACAGGTTCGTAGTTCCACCGCTCGACCGCAACGTTGACGTGCCGGCGTGTCGGCTCGGTCCCCTCGTGCAGGTGACGTGGACGTTGACCGCGCCCACCGGTACCGCGGTGAGCGGCTCGTGGCTGAGTGCCAGCGTCGGCTCGGCCTCGTACAGCGCCTCGGCGAGCGCGCGCAGGTCGACTCTGTGCCCGTCCGCAACGTACTCGAAGCCGCCCTCAGTTGATGACGCTTCAGGATTTCGTGTGGGCAGCCAGCGCGTCTGGGTAGAGGTCGAGTCCTCCCAGATGGAAGTAGATGGCGTTGCGGAACCGCTCTCGGTTGCGGTACCCGCAGGCCAGCCGCTTGATCCACTGGATCTTCGCGTTGGTCGCCTCTGAGCGGGCGTTGGTGACGTTCGTCAGGACCGCGTCGATCACCCCGTCCCAATGCCGCTTGATCATCCGGGCGACCTTCTTCACCGGCTCCAGCCGACTGCGAATCGCCCATCCGTACCAGCGTTTCCACATCCGCTCGGCCCAGCCCCGCGACCGGTAGTTCCACAGCTGCATCGCCGATTCCTTGATCGCCCACGCACGGGCCACCCGCAATGTGCTCGTCCGAAGCGGTGTGAACTCACGTTGTTGCCGCCGCGTCATGTTCCCGCGGCGCGTCAACCACAGGTAGCGCGTCTTCACCAGCCGGTCGTCCCCTTGTTGCCGCAGCTCCCGGTTCTCCGACCGCCGGACCTGGTCGACCGCCGCGCCCAGGTGCTGCGCCACGTGGAACTTGTCGAACGCGATCAGCGCCTCGGTGTGCTCCTGCACCGACCCGATGTAGGCCTGCCACATGTCCATCGCCACCATCGTGATCAGCGCGCAGCCCTCCTCGCCCACCGCCTCGAAGTACCCGTCGATGGCCGCACGGTTCCGACCGTCGGCCACATACAGCACGCGCGGCTCCGACGCCGTCAGGTCATTGACCACGGTCACGTACTCGTGCCGCCGCTGGAACGACGTCTCGTCAACCCCGACCACCGGCGACGCGGCCACCGCGCGCCGCGACAGCCCCCGTCGCACGGCCCGTTCCTGGATCCCCGACACCTGGTCCCAGCTCAACCGGCACTGCCGGGCCACCGCCTCGAAGCTCGCTACCGCCAGCCAGTCGATCACCATCGCCTCGAACAGTGCCGTGAAACGCGCCCGCGCATCCGCCCACGGCACCCGCACTTGTTGGACCCCGTGCTCGGCGCAGCGCACCCGAGGCACCTCGGCCCACACCAGCGTCCGGTACTGCATCGTGTCCAGGTGCCGCCACGTCCGCCGACGCCGGTCGTACCCCGGACACGCCGCACCGCAGGCCGGGCAGACCAGCGTCTCGCCCACGAACTCCACGCCCACTTCAACGTCGCCTTGCTCGAGGGCCAGTCGCACGTCGCACACCTGCCACGGACGCTCGATGCCCAGCAGCCTTTCGTAGAGGGTCGTCTCGGTC
This genomic stretch from Acidobacteriota bacterium harbors:
- a CDS encoding ISL3 family transposase, with amino-acid sequence MTETTLYERLLGIERPWQVCDVRLALEQGDVEVGVEFVGETLVCPACGAACPGYDRRRRTWRHLDTMQYRTLVWAEVPRVRCAEHGVQQVRVPWADARARFTALFEAMVIDWLAVASFEAVARQCRLSWDQVSGIQERAVRRGLSRRAVAASPVVGVDETSFQRRHEYVTVVNDLTASEPRVLYVADGRNRAAIDGYFEAVGEEGCALITMVAMDMWQAYIGSVQEHTEALIAFDKFHVAQHLGAAVDQVRRSENRELRQQGDDRLVKTRYLWLTRRGNMTRRQQREFTPLRTSTLRVARAWAIKESAMQLWNYRSRGWAERMWKRWYGWAIRSRLEPVKKVARMIKRHWDGVIDAVLTNVTNARSEATNAKIQWIKRLACGYRNRERFRNAIYFHLGGLDLYPDALAAHTKS